In one Aquabacterium sp. OR-4 genomic region, the following are encoded:
- a CDS encoding penicillin-binding protein 1A gives MSAPLTRLSRLLPRRPWLRRALIGAGATLAAGALALGLAVAWYLPQLPSLEPVTTYQPRQQLQVFTADGVEIAAFGTERRVFVPIEQMPPALVKAVLATEDARFYRHSGIDWLGVARAIAAQLTGGMRQGASTITQQVARTFFLSQRFTPERKIKEALLALRIERKLSKDKILELYLNQIYLGQRSYGFAAAADTYFGKPLAQITLAEAAMLAGLPQNPAFANPITNLERATRRQRIVLARMVATGDISAEQQAAAKTQVLAIGKPREAVLHAEYVAEMARRTVVERFGTEAYSQGLRVVTALRAADQQAAWAALRRGVLAHDQRQAWRGPENQVELPRDDAPDLDQAAGQALKDVRDDDVLRAAVVLAASPREVMALLASGERVRISGEGLRRAAAGLVPKAPDELAIRRGAVIRVMQANAAAAARPGEAAAGPWGIVQWPEVEAALVALDAGSGRVRALVGGFDFQQQPFNHVTQAWRQPGSSLKPFLYSAALEEGVMPGTLVNDAPLSFGDGWQPQNSDGSFDGPITLRQALTRSKNLVSIRVLQQLGVPPALAWLRRYGFESARQPSDLTLALGAGGTTPMQLAQAYAVLANGGWRVSPVLIEKITDAQGKLLFQAPPAAAQPDEAQRALPARNVFLVNSMLNDVARYGTAARAQGQLARGDLYGKTGTTNDAVDAWFAGFQAGVGADGQQRGLVAVVWMGHDQPRSLGARESGGGLALPIWIDYMARALDGVPAAAPLPAPEGLLREDGGDWRYADAAFVPTIGLDADAAAAAEAAASEAGGAASGAALAPQSGGPALAPSPVQSPTQSPAPSPAPAGASPLPPAAAAAGQAPGSAPR, from the coding sequence TTGTCCGCCCCTCTGACCCGTTTGTCCCGCCTGCTGCCTCGCCGTCCCTGGCTGCGCCGCGCGCTGATCGGCGCCGGCGCCACGCTGGCGGCCGGGGCGCTGGCGCTGGGCCTGGCGGTGGCCTGGTACCTGCCCCAGCTGCCCTCGCTGGAGCCGGTCACCACCTACCAGCCGCGCCAGCAGCTGCAGGTGTTCACCGCCGATGGCGTGGAGATCGCCGCCTTCGGCACCGAGCGGCGGGTGTTCGTGCCGATCGAGCAGATGCCGCCGGCGCTGGTGAAGGCGGTGCTGGCCACCGAGGATGCGCGCTTCTACCGCCATTCGGGCATCGACTGGCTGGGCGTGGCGCGGGCCATCGCGGCGCAGCTCACCGGCGGCATGCGCCAGGGTGCGTCCACCATCACGCAGCAGGTGGCGCGCACCTTCTTCTTGTCGCAGCGTTTCACGCCCGAGCGCAAGATCAAGGAGGCGCTGCTGGCGCTGCGCATCGAGCGCAAGCTGTCCAAGGACAAGATCCTCGAGCTGTATCTGAACCAGATCTACCTGGGCCAGCGCTCCTACGGCTTTGCCGCGGCGGCCGACACCTATTTCGGCAAGCCGCTGGCGCAGATCACGCTGGCCGAGGCGGCCATGCTGGCCGGCCTGCCGCAGAACCCGGCCTTTGCCAACCCGATCACCAACCTCGAGCGCGCCACGCGCCGCCAGCGCATCGTGCTGGCGCGCATGGTGGCCACCGGCGACATCAGCGCCGAGCAGCAGGCGGCGGCCAAGACCCAGGTGCTGGCCATCGGCAAGCCGCGCGAGGCCGTGCTGCATGCCGAATACGTGGCCGAGATGGCGCGGCGCACGGTGGTGGAGCGCTTTGGCACCGAGGCCTATTCGCAGGGCCTGCGCGTGGTCACCGCACTGCGCGCGGCCGACCAGCAGGCGGCTTGGGCCGCGCTGCGCCGCGGCGTCCTGGCGCACGACCAGCGCCAGGCCTGGCGCGGCCCCGAGAACCAGGTGGAGCTGCCGCGCGATGACGCGCCCGATCTCGACCAGGCCGCCGGCCAGGCGCTCAAGGATGTGCGCGATGACGACGTGCTGCGCGCCGCCGTGGTGCTGGCCGCCAGCCCGCGCGAGGTGATGGCCCTGCTGGCCAGCGGCGAGCGCGTGCGCATCAGCGGCGAGGGCCTGCGCCGCGCCGCTGCCGGCCTGGTGCCCAAGGCGCCGGATGAGCTGGCCATCCGCCGCGGCGCGGTGATCCGTGTGATGCAGGCCAACGCAGCGGCCGCGGCCAGGCCCGGCGAGGCGGCCGCGGGCCCCTGGGGCATCGTGCAATGGCCCGAGGTCGAGGCCGCGCTGGTGGCGCTGGATGCCGGCAGCGGCCGCGTGCGTGCGCTGGTGGGCGGCTTCGATTTCCAGCAGCAGCCCTTCAACCATGTCACCCAGGCCTGGCGGCAGCCGGGCTCGTCGCTCAAGCCCTTTCTGTATTCAGCCGCGCTGGAAGAGGGCGTGATGCCCGGCACCCTGGTCAACGATGCGCCGCTGAGCTTTGGCGACGGCTGGCAGCCGCAAAACAGCGACGGCAGCTTCGACGGCCCGATCACGCTGCGTCAGGCGCTCACGCGCTCGAAGAACCTGGTGTCGATCCGCGTGCTGCAGCAGCTGGGCGTGCCGCCGGCGCTGGCCTGGCTGCGGCGCTACGGCTTCGAGTCGGCGCGCCAGCCGAGCGACCTGACCCTGGCGCTGGGCGCCGGCGGCACCACGCCGATGCAGCTGGCCCAGGCCTATGCGGTGCTGGCCAATGGCGGCTGGCGGGTCAGCCCGGTGCTGATCGAGAAGATCACCGACGCGCAGGGCAAGCTGCTGTTCCAGGCCCCGCCCGCCGCGGCCCAGCCCGACGAGGCGCAACGCGCGCTGCCGGCGCGCAACGTGTTCCTGGTCAACAGCATGCTCAACGACGTGGCGCGCTACGGCACCGCCGCGCGCGCCCAGGGCCAGCTGGCGCGTGGCGACCTGTACGGCAAGACCGGCACCACCAACGATGCGGTCGATGCCTGGTTCGCCGGCTTCCAGGCCGGCGTGGGCGCCGATGGCCAGCAGCGCGGCCTGGTGGCCGTGGTGTGGATGGGCCACGACCAGCCGCGCAGTCTGGGCGCACGCGAGTCGGGCGGCGGCCTGGCGCTGCCGATCTGGATCGACTACATGGCCCGCGCCCTCGACGGCGTGCCCGCCGCGGCGCCGCTGCCGGCGCCCGAGGGCCTGCTGCGCGAGGACGGCGGCGACTGGCGTTATGCCGACGCCGCCTTCGTGCCGACCATCGGCCTGGATGCCGACGCCGCCGCGGCCGCCGAGGCGGCGGCGTCCGAGGCGGGGGGGGCGGCCTCGGGCGCCGCACTGGCGCCGCAGTCTGGCGGGCCGGCACTGGCGCCATCACCCGTGCAGTCACCCACGCAGTCACCCGCGCCATCACCCGCGCCGGCCGGTGCGTCGCCGCTGCCGCCGGCGGCCGCGGCGGCCGGCCAGGCCCCGGGCTCGGCACCGCGCTGA